Within Capra hircus breed San Clemente chromosome 7, ASM170441v1, whole genome shotgun sequence, the genomic segment tttctctgcTGAAATGAAGTAATAGTGTtctgtctcaggtgtgctgtgagGATTAGATGAATAATTCATGTGCAGcacttagcacagtacctggctCATAGTAAGCCGTCAGTAAAAGAATGCCATTATCATTAATATAATCTGAGCAGCTAGAGTGGTTAGCTCCAGGGCAACAAGTAATgacagttttaaaagaaaacagcatCTATCTAGACTTGAGTatattgctttttcatttcttgGGGGGCTATAGAGTCAGAGTTCTCTAAGAGTTCTCCATTGCATTAGGTCTAGCTAAACCACCTTTTTCTAACTTATTCTATAACTTTATTTAACTGACCTCTTCTTACCTTAAGATCAGCCTTCTTTTACcccatgaaagaaaaattacctTGAAGATAGTAAATACCTTTCTAAACTTTGCTTTGTTTCTTGGCATTCCCAGGGGGGAGTTCAGCAAGAATCCAAAGAGGAGGACCAGGGTGAAGGGTATGTGTCAGAAATGGAGGACCAGCGTTCTTCAGGTGAGTGTGATGATGGCTGCAGCGCCCAGGAGACTCCTCTGGTGGATATCCTTTTCAGTCGTGCTACCTCCTCAAAGCTGTAAGTATAGATTTTTATCCAAGATTGTTAGGATTCATACTTTTACTTGTCTTTATGCCTATTTGAATTTGTTGCCATGAGCATTGATTACTTTTGTAATTTGAAAAATAGAATTAGAGTTGGAAAACACTAGAAATAGAATTAAATACAATTCTACTATATAAATAGTAGTCTCTATGCTTTCACCTTATAAAATAGGACTGTTTCATCAACATTAAGAATCTCTTTCATAAGTAATGCTTGTCTCTATGTTTATTCAGGAAATATTGATGAGTCAGCTTGTCACTCAAGTCTAATATAtaaactgtacttttaaaaatactaaaacatCTCTTATTAACTTGAAGTTAAAAAGTATTTCTAAGATATTATGTCCCTTGTTACTTTTTATCACAGGTCTTGGGaaattgtttataattttttttagcaTAAATAACTCTAAGCCACAGAGCACGTTttagaatgttaattttttttcagtgaagtgaatttctttttaaatcagaaaaacaagGTATTTCTAGTTTTAGTAACAAATAGTTCCTCTTCTGGGCCTAGTCTGGTGTCTATGTATTGAGAGAAGATAGCATgaactgttttttcttcttcactaCATCCTAGATCCATCCACATTATCTGTGGTAAGGCAAACCAATAATTATTTTAGCCTAAGGTCTACCACTGAACCATGCATATATATTCTTGTAAATAGTAGATTTCAAATTTTTGTTACACAAGTAGAATACAGCTAAAAACCTAGATGTTGAAGAATTACTTCCTTTGCTTTTCTATAATTGCCTTTGTAAGTATGAGCAGATGGCATGTGATGACTATCCCCCAAACAGGAAATCGCTAATCTGGGACGTTTTTTCTCATGACATGTCAGCATCTTGAAATGCAAACTCCACACTCTTATCTTAGAATTTAGGTTAAACATAAAATCTTTATTAGAAAGCTGTAGATACTAGTAATTGAGTCTTCTTGACTAGATAGCTTAAGGAGAAACAGGTATTTGAGTTCAGTGTTGTCATTGTGGAAGCTTAAAACTACTTTGGAAGATAGACATTCCTTTGGTCCCTCTCTTCTGGCTTCTTCCTTAGTCTGTACTGACTCTCGGGGTAAAGTAGAACTTTTGGAGTACCACTGTTAAGTCTGCAGGTCCTTTTTACTCCCACAATTTTACTTGTAGTTGCTTGGCATGCATTCCCAAATAGATGGAAATAAAGGTAAGCAAGGGGTTGTTTCTTAAAATATTGCAAAGGTGATTGATTATGAAGTTATCGAGCTTATCGCAGTACATTTTACATAATGGAAACTTAATATCTCTTTTGTGGATATATGAACAAAACTGTATCAGAACTAGGGACTTATTGTTTATCCTGGCTGACTGAccagaaacaaaggaagaggTTTGCTTTGGGCTTTAAATGTCTTGTTCTTGTAGGGTTCTGGGCTTAAGGATAAATTGATTTTTGTGGTATATAATTTAGATACAAGTGAGATAGTGCATTATGAAAATGAATTGTTATATGGAGTTGTTCAAACTGGAGAAAGATGAAATATGAGTTGTGTTCAAATGGATGCACACAATATGGTACATAAAGCAAAACGAGGGTGTAAAACCTTATGTGTGAAGAGAGTCCGTTTAGACAGAATAAGGCAGTGTATAAAGTATGAAGTGTAACATGATATTTAACTTTGGAGTAAATAGAAAACTTGCCAACTgggaaaactataaaatgaaataaaacgaGCAGTTGTACCTCtaaagaaaaaactaaataaattaggCAGTTTAGCCCAGAGAAGGAAGGACCATGAGGAGAAATGAATTTGTCTTGGTATTTTAAAGTtactatacagaaaagaaaatgaaacagaaaaatatttaaattgtataGCATTCAGGTGAAGTTTGAGAGAATTCCTTGGGATATGAAACCAAGTTTTGTCCCCCACTATGGAAACATGGGAGAAATACTTATTAATGTGACATATTTCTGTATAAAAAGAGGACCAGATTCATGTATCAAATATTCCTTTGAGCACTTAATATGTGCCAGGAACTTGGGAGACATCAGTAAACAAAGACTACACTCATAGACCAGTTGTTTAGAGTCATAGGTGCTGAAGTGCAAGATTGCAAAAGGCACAGGCAGTTGCTTATAAGAATGTTACAACTTCATTTGCTAATAGTGATCAGTAGAGAATACTTATAGTCTAGCGTCCTTTATGGAAGCCTTAAATATGTTTTCATTCCTGTGATGTTATTTCCTTCAGATGTTAGCTAGGGGCACTATGTGTTAGGGAAAAGTCATTGCTCATCTAGGGGGACCAGAACACCATATGTGAAATTACTGTTTCTTTTCTGTCCTATTTTATCCCGTAGGTCTGATCTATGCCATGGTGATCCTGTTCAGGATCACTTGCTATTTAAGAAGACTCTCCTGCCAGTCTGGAAGATGATAGCCAGTCACAGGTAGGACTCCAAGCCACTCTGGAAATTCACAACCACTCTTCTCATTTAGGGTGACTTTCTAGAGTTTCTTCATTCTCTCTCGATTTGTTCCTTATCAGGTTCAGCAGTCCGTTTCTGAAGCCTGTGTCAGAAAGGCAGGCCCCAGGATACAAGGATGTGGTGAAAAGGTCAGTGGAAAAGGGGTCAAGAAAGGTTGGTTGCTTTTATATCTGTCTTTTCATACTTTATTTTGCATCTGTTAGATTATTTCCTTATTTCATTTACATTACTTAAGCTCAAGATATATTTTATAGCTGAATATGTTCATAAAGTTATGATAAGCTCAGTCTTTATTTGAGAATGTAAGGAACAACAGGATAAAGAGGCCTTTTTTCATTATTGACTTTTCAGTAATATGATCCTTTTGTTATAATCTTACATTAGCCTTTGGTAGTTTTTGACACTTATTTTGGAGGAAAACTTTGAAAGGAAAACTGTATTCCTTCAGGCAGTTATAAGCATGCAAGGCAAAGATGGTAATCCAAATGGATTTTACAAACACTGGTTGATTGCAGTATTTTGGATTTTTATATCATGGTTCATCTAAAATGCTATCATAAACTAGTGTGTCAGTGTATAAAAGATCATAAAAGAACCTTTGGAGACAGACTCCTTAATTCTGTATATGGGAAAACTAAGACTCAGAGGTGATCATCACTTGTCTGTGATGAAAAGTGAATAGCAGAGCGAAAACTAAACCGGAGTCTTACTTACCTCCCCAGTCCTCTTTCTACTCTGCTGTGTCTTCTCTTATACATCCACTCTCTGTTATGTCCcgttatataatatttatcttaataTTCATTTTGTCTTcatgaaaggagaaaaaactCTGAGATTTTGATTATATAGTAAAAACTGTTGATTAAATACCTAGTGTATGACTACACCTTGTAAACCGTCAATAACTCCCATGTGACAAATTGGAGCTTTTTACAACTTTGATACCGCCAACTGTAAAATGTAATGGCTGGTCGtatgggctctggagtcaggctgCTTCTGAATTAGAATCTaagttgtgtgactttgggcaagtacCTAACTTCTTTAGATCTCAATTTTCTCATTGCCAGTTGTGATCATGGTACTTACCATATAGGTTTATTGagaggattaagtgagttaatataGAAAATACCTAGTATAGCACTCGACTTTTTGTAAGCAGTCGTTATGTTAGCTGCTATTGCTATTTTATATCTAATGGGGATTGTTATCTTTACTACTTTTTTCATTAAGAGCTGGTTAGTTTTTCAAGAAAGCATGTTAGGTCACCACATGTTCCACATGAAGGTTTGATTTCCTCTGGTTTCTCTTGGCCACCTGTAGACCCATGGACTTAACTAGCCTGAAAAGGAATCTGTCCAAGGGACGGATTCGCACCATGGCTCAGTTCCAGCGGGACCTGATGCTGATGTTCCAAAATGCTGTGATGTACAATGACTCTGATCATCACGTATACCATATGGCTATGGAGATGCAGCGAGAAGTCTTGGAGCAGATTCAGGTACTGCAGGTAGAGAGCTGCAAGAAAAAGGAGTGTAGTTTCTAGAATCTGATTTTAGAAAGTCTTGTGAGAATAAGGGTGATGTTGAAATGACCTTGTTCTCCCAGAGTTTATGTTTAGAGGTGATTCAAGGCCCTGAAGGGTTGATATTGTTACTGCTCCTCTGTGGAACCAGCTTTAATAGATGGTGAAGTAAAATACTCTAGGAAGGCAGGCAGCAGTAAAGAGCTCTTAGTGACCTGGGGATAGATAAGGAAGTAATGGGTGCATCTACTTCCAGAGCCTCAAGTCAGAGGGCTAAACATGAACACCTGAGGCTGGAGTCACTGTCCATTTTTTGACACTATGTTGATATTAATATATGTGCACATTGTCCCATCTGTAGAAGATAAGATATGGTAGCCAGAAGACATTTGAGGGTTTGTTTTTTGGGCAGCATCTTATtgatactttaaagaaaaaaacatggtTGAATCTctgcagagaaagaaataaaattgcattCAAACCTCCATAAAGATTCATAGCTGCTATCTGCCTTGACCCTGTAGGTGCTGAGTATTTGGTTAGACAAAAGAAGAGACTTAAATAgtctggaatgaaaactaaccaacCCTATGGATGATGGAAAACCTGTTTGGCTAACTTGGAGCTGCTTTCCTGAACTTTTCTGGATTTTGGACCTTTCTTTGAGACTCTGACTTATTGAAGATTCCAATACTTGCTTACcatttttctgttgtcttttctAATAAGAATTATACCTTAACTTACAACCAAAGAGTTAAAGGTGCTTGTGGACATGatataaagaaaacacagaaaactgaGATTTGGGGTTATGCCATATATGTTGCCTACATTTTTGTTCTGTAAGGTTAATTTAGAGATAAATAGATTAAActtctttaaataaatacttctctttaaataaatgttaattcgCAAGTCAAAAATTACCTTTTAATGAGTATAGAAGCTGGCAGTAGAGGGGATAACATTGTCTGGTGAAATATGGAAGGTATCTGACACAGATTTTCTTACATAGAATGGAAGGTGCTGGGGGTAGGATGAGGGAGAGCACCAATGATTTATCTCATCAtttgtaaagtggagataatacAAGTGTCCTTTGAATGACTAGgaggatgaaataaaataaattatgaggaaaatgttagaaaacatctactgcttttaAGATTTGCAAGGGGGTAAAAATCCCTGTGGTGGGTTCCCTTTCTTGGCTAAAAGGAGCTAGCCAAAGACTGTGAAGTGCTCTACTGGAATTGGCCCTCTGCAGCCACCGTCTCTAAGCTGGGTTTCTGGTCTCCTAGCAACAATCTGTGACACTAAAGGAGCCCAGGCTAAGGTGAGTGCCCAGATGAGGGCCGGACTCTGAAGAAATCTGGGGGTGCAGCCCACAGAGATTCAGGGGACCCAGGAATTCTGCTTTCCAGCCGGGCCTTACCCTAAGCGTCCTGGTGGCGGAAGGGGGTggagagagggtgtgtgtgtgtgcactgtggAGGGTGGTGCTGAGTGGCGTGGAGAGTTGCAGACCTAGTCTCCTCCTGGGCTCCTCGGGTCCTCGGCTTTGTCTTGTTCCTTGGGCTCTCCTAATTTAATGAAAGCACCTAGGAAAACCCATGGCAGGAGACAGTAAAAATATTGAGACACTGCTTGTGGAAAAAACTCCGACAGTTTCCAGCTTTATAAATTGATAAAAATCAAGCACCTGATAATGCTGTTTAGTCACAATTACATTAAGTTGGGGGTGCGGGTGCATGTCATTGCAGTTGATTCGCGTGAAGGATCTTAAATTGTAGCTCAAAAGCCAGAATGGAGCTATCAATGCCCCCACCTCAGATCTACGTAGAAAAGACTCTGGCTATTATCAAACCAGATATTGTtgacaaagaggaggagatacaAGATATTATTCTCAGATCTGGATTCACCATTGTTCAGGTAACTTCTGGGCAGTATGatcatatttttttcctctctactgAGCTAGACTTTTCTGCCTTAGCTTTTAgctaaaatagaattaaaaattcactttatCTTAAATAAAAGATATGTTTGAAAGCTCTTCTTACTCATAGAGTTATATCCCTAAACTTGTTTTAGAATACCTTTGATTTTaccttttgaaaatgtttatgtatatgtgttagcCCAGTTCAATCCTTTGTATTTAGCATGAAATTTAGGTTTACTCTTCTGAATATAAAAGTTATATGTGATAATTTTCCAGAAAGTATtttcacagtttaaaaatatataaaatgagaagTAAAGCTTCTTTTTCCCATCAACTCTCAATCTGCAGAGACAATCACTTaacactttattttcttccagaatTTTTGTATGCATTTACAAATATGTTTCCCCCATAAAGTAGGACAGTCGCCCTCCCTGGACCCTCTTTACCCTCCCTCAGATAGCATGCCAGATCATTACTTCTGAATCTAACTTCTGTGTAAATACTCTTCTGTCCTAATAAACCACAGTTTATTTACTTGATCTTCTCTTGATGAATTTTTagactgttgtgttttttttttaatttaatgttttaagCCTTTTCCTTGTTCTGCAGTTAGTAGTTTGAATATATAAAGACTGTCAAatagaatggaatatttttaattttccttttttgtaccattcttatttgaaatttcactttttattatatttattgactGTCATATTGCTTGttgagtcttttaaaaaataaaaaagataacttcAGTCTTCAGAAGATGGGTTTTTAAATGAACTTAGAAGGATACGTGGAGGCTGAGGGTGAGATGCTACAAGAAAATTTAAGGGAGTAGTATAAGGGAAAGTCTTaagaaataattaatataattaaaagatTCAGATAAAGATgagcttttaaataaatgttaggaAACTGGGtagccacttaaaaaaaaaaaacttggattcAAATATTACACTATATATACCAGGATAAATTCCAAGTGAATTtgacatttaaatattaaaaaactaaaccATATAAACTCTAGAAGAAAAATGgctgaatttctttttattctcggAAGGGGACAGCGTTTTTACTGGGTACTGTAAAATAAAAGattgataaaaatataaacataaaaaactTGAGCATGGCCAAATAAGCATAATAAGCAAAGGCAAAACACAGGTGACAAACTTGGAAAAAATACTTGTAACTCATAAAGAGTAATCTCCCAAATGTATAAAAAGCTCCTAAAACAGGATAAAAATTCGGTTGAAAATGGGCAGTACATGTGGAtggtcaaagaaataaaaatgctacTAAAACATGGTAAAGGATACTCAATCTCTAAGCaggaaaaaagcaaattaaaatgacaCTGAACTACCATCTGGCAAGAATATAAAAGTAAATGACATAACCCCTATGGAAGGGAATCTGGCAATTATCTATCAATATTTACAGATGCATCTTCCGTTTGACCCAGCAGTACTACTTCTGGGAATCTCTCCTATAACTTGTGTATTAATATGCAGTGCCATATATCTAGGTAATTTTTTGTAGCATTGTTTATTTACaagcaaaaaattgaaaataacccCACATTAGGAAATTGGTTAAATTCACCCTGACGAATTTGCCAAATTGAATACTATGCAACTAATTATAAAAAGAGCAATGAAGAACCTCTCTGTGTCCTGCTAGGGAAAAAAGCAAGATGCAGAACAATGTGTAGCTTTTTTCTatgatagaaagagaaaaaataatatatattcatgtTTGCCAGTATTTACAAAATGAATTTAGAAGACTttacaaaatgaattttaaataaacagtaaaaaatgGTTGCATATAGAAGGTAAGGAAGAACAGGCTGAATTAGGACAGGAATGGGAATGAAATTTTTCAGTATGAACCTTTTTATATTGCTTTGAATGTTTTAATCCCTGAAGTATGTTACTCATTAATTTTAGAAGAAAGACAAAACATACAAATAAGATAAAGTTTCCAATTTGATTTTTAGAAGTTTGAAAAGAATTAGTGAAAAAATAATTAAGCAGCAAGcaataattagaaattaaaacttctTATAAAAAAACAGtgtaaatgttaatatttaaCACTTTCTCTAGTCAGCAATAAGTTTTAAACCAAAGAACATCTTGGTATGTAGTGTGCTTCTTTTTGGTttaattatgataaaatatatacaacataaaatttactgttgTAACTGTTTCAGTTCAAGGGCATTAGAGTaccttcacattgttgtgcaactcaCCACTGACCAtatctagaactttttcatcatctcaaaCTGACACTCTGTACCCATTAACAGCTCTCTGCTTAGCCCTCTCCCCAGTCCTTGGTAACACtattctactttttgtctctgtgACTTTGCtgttccaggtatctcttgtcAGTGGAATAATTTTTGTCCTGTGTATTATATGCTTTAAAATAGGCTTTATTGTAGTTGAGAGTTCATTGAACTTGAGGCTTTCTTTTCCTATCTAGGAAAAAACCTTCTAAAAAATGATGTGTTCATTTAGTAGGTGGCAGTCTTTCCTGTGTTAAAACAAACTattggttcctttttttttatatttaatttatttatttggctgtgctggttgtagcactcaggatctttagttgctgcatgcaggacctttttttttgttttttattggtaGGGGCCACAGCAAActcttgtggcatgtggggtctagttccttgaccagggattgaaccagggccccctgaattgggagcgcagagtcttacccactggaccaacCTCCTTTTCTGATATTAAGTTCACTTCTCTTTGTGAAAatactttgtttttttgtttatttacttatcttttgGCCGTGGCTTgcaggatttagttccctgaccagggattgaatccatgccctCTACAGTGAAAGCAcagcatcctaaccactggactgccagagaattatCTTGTGAAAATATTAATCTAAATTACAAAAAAGTTTATCTGATCTAATTTGGAAGCAATTGATGGAATCATTGATTCATTATCAGCTTTACTTTAAAATGAGCCCTCAGGTTTTAAAATTATGCTACATTAGCTGGCATACCTGCAAAAGATAGCTTCCCTTGCTTGTTAAGGGATATGTGGCAGTTAAGTGCTTACAGTGCAACAGATGAGATTTTTAACCCAGCAACAACGAAATTACTCAAACCAGTAAGCATAAGAATCACAGATACAGGCatgtcttaattttaaaataatagaatcaaTGATTATACTAAATCAAGTGCTGTTATCACTTCTCagatttcttctatttcttgactatatgaattttaatatgaaaacaGTTGtcagcacctttttttttttagtagtactagagcttcccaggtggtgctagtggtaaagaacctgcttgcaggaGACGTAGAGactttggtttgatccctgggtcaggacgatccctggagaaggaaatggcagcccactctagtattcttgcctggagaaatcccatggacagaggagcctggaggactacagcccatggggttacaaagagttgacacgactgaagtgacttagtccATAACTTCCATCAGCTTCCATAACTGATCCTTGACTGTGAGAATGTTAGTTTTTGTCCAGTAGAGCCTGTTCATAGTAGTGCTGAACTACCTAGTAAGCATCTTTCCAGGCTTCTTGAACTGGGGCAGTTTAGATCCCTCT encodes:
- the LOC108633314 gene encoding bromodomain-containing protein 8-like; protein product: MRRNEFVLGHYVLGKSHCSSRGTRTPYVKLLFLFCPILSRRSDLCHGDPVQDHLLFKKTLLPVWKMIASHRFSSPFLKPVSERQAPGYKDVVKRPMDLTSLKRNLSKGRIRTMAQFQRDLMLMFQNAVMYNDSDHHVYHMAMEMQREVLEQIQVLSIWLDKRRDLNSLE